AGAAATGGATGAAGTAGGTCAATGCCCTCCTCTCTGgtagtgatccacataatagATGCGGcgaagatgctccttaaatcattGCCGATCTTCCTCTCTACGTACACCACGTGATTAAGAATGGACcaacccttcttgttgtccaaatACCTTAAATGGGGTTGTTGATCGAGgatgagagggagggaggagaatttgaggtggtagccaaaaaggGTCTAGCATATGCTCTTTTGGTTCCctgctatttatagaggtctttatcaacttaactctaatggatcctaccatattagaTATTGAATATTTATCCAAACCTCTTGGATTAgtgtatctctatccaataagatagggctctAGTGGATATTTCATGTCCAaacatctactcatcgtaatacctatcatacgtgtgtgaccctttaggctcaaTATTGGGCTAGCTGTGAGTCGTATCTATTAaaactccttttaactcagtgaattattgactcatcgactacagacgtactaggccactacattatAGTCTCTAAACGATATGATGGGTGCTGTCATACCCAATATAgaatctacttgagtctcgctataatcggattctctcagagaaatccttctctctcaattcgaatgaccttggtCAAGGATTTGCCTAAacaagaatacataagatattcctctcatgacactgaaagTGAATGATTATTTGTTGATACTCAATTGCTTTCGTAAGGTTAGTCATCATTTCCAATaactagttgtgctagatctgaaatttccaaacctataagtctggtgtcaaagaatgaagtacaccAACAAGACATCCTTATTGTCTCAAGCCTAAGGACTCGCTAAATaattaggactacagaatcactatctgataataaggtattattaaccatccaacatttcataagtagatcaatcagtgaactcattttccaatgagcatgtGCACTGtacccctagtatccccacacaagcaaatatgagaccaatcgcctcaatcatatggatgggtatacagtacaccgatctatccgattatcttgatgtccaTTTCGATTaacttatgaccgagattatttaggatccgtgTTTAAAGACAAATCGATCGCATTATCATAatttcatcatgatccaattctcattgcacaaactcATGGATATTATAATATATGCAACATGCAATCACGATGtgtcatatgtgccatcactTAAGTAAGAAAATGCTAATAATTATAATACATCAAAAAAACTACACAATGtgtcatatgtgccatcacttacgtgattagcttacaaagcacctatgattagcaattaCAATTAGGTGTTTAATTGGGAACTATGACTTCGGTGTTTAATTGATGTTGGTTGCGACTAGCTAACATCGTTACAATTGCATTATTGCAATCGCTAGTCAAAGGCAATAATATAGTGTCGATCTAAGGCAATGCCATTATCGCAATCGCCATAGTCACCGACACCACTACGTGTGTGGCTACTACTTATGACCAAGGTAGGCTGTCGTAGTGACACTTGGGCTATTACACATACAAAGTAATGCATGCAACCATTGTCGGCTATCGCACCCTCTCGTTGCCCACAATAGCACCTATACGTAATCCTTGCCCATGATTAGGCCAACAACACTAGAGATCGTCGCCTTTAACAATGTTGTCATCGATAGTAAGCTACCGATGGtaattcatcgatcaaacatgAGAACCCCAAATCACCCATAAATAGGTGACAAAGACGAATGATATAAGAAAGTTGACCAACAACATAAAATGAATCATTCAAGCATTGTACAATTATAATCGAATAACACCCTTTCATAAGCATAGGAtgctaataaatagatctaaatataaaatatatcctgcatacttttatgatataaggtatttgattttaaaacatAGCTCTGAAACTAATTGTAAGCAAAAAAACTATAATTATGCTTTTGTTATGTAAAAAATCTTAATACcagaaataaaatcaaataatgattaaTGAATATTATGATTGTGTATATTTCGATATGATtcagaaaatctttatttaatttacaaATGCACTATCGTTCCGAAAGGTATAGTGATATCAATACGTAATAAGAACTAAATAcacttttttctctcttcttattttttatacGACTACTATAAGCAATAGAACATAGACTAATAGAGAttaaaaataaatctataataTCAATTTTTTGTGTTTCATCCCTATAACGTCTTATCCTTTTATATATGAGAGCAAAAGGTATAGGATAATAATTAAAAGAGTCTCTTATATCAAGATCTTCTTCTAAGGAATGCTATCATAAGTGGACTTTCTTTTAATTAGtcgataatcataattaaaatccaATCAGACATATAATATGTGTTACATAATTAGATGTGATCATATAATCAAACAATAATTTTTTAGATTATTTGAGaagttttaaaaaaatctattgGTAATCCTTTTTATTATCTACAatgaatttttaatatttctaagatATTCTTctataaatgaaaataaatattattaatttattatttaatttcaacAAATTCTTTCATCTCGTTGTACATAACcagtatatttttatattttttttctttccccccTTTCTTCTTATTCACTTCTTTTCCTTatcctaatcatcgaaacatcttTATCATCGGAGATATaaagtaacaaaataataataatcaaatgatacgatttaaaaatagaaatatttttACATTAGTGACGAATGTTTTTAGGTCTTAAGGCATTGGGTTATAGGCCCGAAAGATGATATTCtgaatatttatataataatttaaaaaatattatcctttacatcaatttgcaTCATCATAGAGATATCAAATTCCAAACCTttacaaaaaataagtttcatgaaGTAATGATAATTAAGAGGTGaaaaataagaatatgattgataattaatgggttatattttgtaaatttatattttattattttcaataattGTGTGGACTAAGGGAATctccaaacaaaagaaaaaaaaatctgaagttGTAATATTTGGGTGTTTGTTATCATTTTAATTTGTCTTGGTCTTCACTTGATCACAGAATTGTGTTGGCACCATTAACAAGATCAAGATCCTATGGCAATGTCCCCCAACCACATGCTGTCTTATACTACTCCCAGAGAACCACGACTGGTGGCCTTCTGATCAGTGAAGCCGCTTGCGTCTCAGACACTGGTCGAGGGTAAACATCATCCCTGTCACCTACGGAAAACATGTTCCATCGCTGTGATCTTTATCTGCTTTGGATGGATAGGTACCCCCACACGCCTGGCATATGGACGAAGGAGCATGTGGAGGCATGGAAGCCGATCGTGGATGCCGTGCATGCCAAGGGCGGGATCTTCTTCTGCCAGCTCTGGCACACTGGCAGGGTCTCCAACACTGGTAAGCAGCACGCATGTGATGAACTCAGGAGTATTCGTCTCTTGTGTTTGATCGTTGAGGTGTGTGTTCTCAGGGTATCAGCCCAATGGACAAGCTCCCATCTCCTGCACCGACAAGCCGGTGAACTCCGGCTTGCTGCTTGAAGATGAACCCGACGAGAAGTTCACTGTTCCCAGGCGATTACGAACGGATGAGATCCCTCGCGTTGTGGATGATTTCAGAAACGCTGCAAGGAATGCCATCGAAGCTGGTAACTTCGAACCATGTACTTCGGATAGTCTTCATGCGTGCATTAACTCATTGTCGTCGATGCATCGAACAGGTTTCGACGGAGTGGAGATCCACGGAGCGCATGGATACCTCATCGACCAGTTCCTGAAAGATAGCGTCAACGACCGGACGGACGAATACGGTGGGAGCTTGGAGAAGCGCTGCCGGTTTGCTTTGGAGGTGGTGGAGGCCGTCGTCGACGAGATCGGAGCTGAGCGAGTGGGGTTACGCCTGTCGCCCTTTGCAGACTACCACGGTTGCTGGGACTCCGACCCTGAGGTTTCGGGGCTCTACCTCGTCCACCAGATCAACAAGCATGGCCTTCTCTACTTGCATATGGTGGAGCCGAGGATGTCCATTGTGGAAGGCAGGCGCCAAATCCCCCACCGGCTTCTGCCGATGAGGAGAGCTTTCAAGGGAACCTTCATCGCTGTCGGCGGATACGACCGTGAGGAAGGCAACAAAGTGGTGGCGGAGGGCTACACGGATCTGGTGGCTTATGGTCGCCTCTTCATCTCCAACCCCGACTTGCCGAGGAGGTTCGAGCTCGACGCGCCTCTGAACGGGTATAACAGGCTCACCTTCTATACTTCTGATCCAGTGGAGGGGTACACAGATTACCCATTTCTTGAGCCTTCGGCCTGAGACTATCTCAAACTGAGTTGACTTTGAATCTTGAGCAATAATTCTTTGTGATGCCGTTGTCATGATGCATTATCGACACTAAAAACAAGCTTGAACATTCTGTAATGGATTAGAGGCTTCGGAAAAGAAGTGAGGTCTTATGTGTAGACAAGCTACAATTCATTTAGAATCTCCAAACATTTAATGTGCTGATTAAGTATACTGAATTAATTGTCCATATAAAATGAAAAATGCCACGAAAACTGGATTTAACTGCAACAGCTGCTCTTCTGCTCAATGGGTTGACCCTTCATCTGAACAGTGGTAGGTTTGGTATCTGCAGTGTGTTGGTTTCCCATTCTGCAAGGGGACAAGCAAATGTAAGAGCTAAAAAACTCTCGCCTCATGATTCTTGTTCGAGAAATCGGAAAAAATATGCTTCTTTCTTGAGAAGAATGCTTAAACTGTTTGATGTTCTATGGAATGGAAGACCAAACATTTGGACCAATTTCTACAACCAGAATGAAACTTGGAGAATTAGAAAAGCCCAAACTTGTGGTAAGGTAAAGCAGCCAACAGATTGATGTGGAAGAAGACATGCATTTGATAAAGATGAATCAAGGCTCAGTTATACTACCTTTTCTTAATTTCAGCGCACATGGTTAAGAAAGCTTTCTCCACGTTGATTGAATCCTTTGCACTCGTCTCAATGAAAGGAATACCAAGTGAATCAGCAAATGCCTGCATTAGACCATGGAAAACAGTAAGCCATCCAGGTCTAAACATGTTGGTTATCTTATCAAGCAACTTTTACTGCCCCTGACGTTCTTTAACCAAGAGATCACCAGGAGATGTAAGCTGAATTGCACATACCAAGCAATCTCATGAACACTTGCTTATAAAGTCACATTATCATTGTACGGttgttttatttttcattttggtTTTCAGCAGCTCAGCCACTGCAATGATGCAATAATCCAAACTCAGAAGGAGAACACTTGTTTGTTGGAGATAGTAGATATCATTACCTTTGCCTTTTCAGTTTCCACAACTCTGTCCTCAACCAAATCACATTTGTTTCCAACAAGAAGCTTGCACACACTGTCACTAGCATATCTGTCAATCTCACTTAGCCACTGCTTGATATTGTTGAAACTTTCCATCTCTGTAATGTCATAAACAATCTGGAAAAGGCCTCTTAAGGCATCAGCAGTAATTAAAACATTATCTCTAAGATCTAAGAACTCACAAGAATCGGTTAAAATTTCAAAGCTAAGAAGTACTTTATTTTGATTAACCAGATAACCCTAAGTGCCATAACCACTTCCTATGCATTTCTGAGTTTGATAGATTATGCAAACTCTGGCGGATAATCCTGGTACCTTATTGAACCAACTCTAGCATAGGCAAGAGTCATAGTGTCCTATAATGGCTGCAAAAGGAAATGACCAATGAACTTTCCACACATAATGGGCAAAACTTTTGCTATTCTAAACTGAAAGTGCCTAAATTGCCTTAATGTTTTAGTTCCATGCTCAGTTTCCCATGACGGAAGGGAATTCATTATAgagaaattttatttaataaaaaaataattataagaaaCCATTTAAATATCTGAAGCAAACACAAATAAACAGAAAGGCATTACTACAATAAACAGAATAGCAACTATATTAGAAGAAAGCTCTTACAATGATCCCATGTGCTCCACGGTAATAACTGCTGGTTATGGTCCTGAACCGTTCCTGTCCTGCTGTATCCCACTTCAAGCAAACAAGATCATTGCCTCAAAATGATTGTACTAGACTATAACAAAAAATAACATACTAGTTCTTCTATTGGTTAAGGTAATTTAGAACCAGACTGATCACAGTTCTGCGTACAGTTATGGCACGAAAGTGTGCGAGAATAACAAAGGTTATCCTTCCAAGTTGTGCTTAAAAGTCCATGCTGATTACACATATCAGATCACCACATATAACACAAAACAATTTACACTCCAGGTGAATCAACAATAGAAGCATTGTAACTCATGTTCTCAGAGCTTAGGTCTCTTTTCTAATGTTATAGGCTGACATGCAACAAAGATAACTATTTCCAAAGCCACCGTTAATCTGTTAGGATTAGAAAAGTTGTATAATGACTCATAATGATATTCTTCGACTTCTTAATAATCGCATAGGCCAAATCGAGAGAGAAATTAACTGCAGGTTTAACACACAGTTAAAGTTTGCAACCTTAAAACTGGGAACCATTAGAAGTTGAAACCTCCAACATCCACCAGAACTCATAGTTGACATGATGAAAAATGAACTCAACTCTAATGTGTTACTAAAGTATATGACTGACAAAGTAAGAATCAGAATTCATCAGTCTCTCACTAAAACGGCAAACACGAGTCACCAAACAGAGTCTGTGCATAACAAGCTAAAGTCATGCGGTCCGCATGTTTAATGGCATTTTACCAAGGATGCTCATGCAATATATGGAGAAATAGTATAATGCCATTGCACTTAAATAACAGCCTTACAACTTAGAAAATCAATAGTTCACAGGGATTTCAGATGGCAAATCCCCACCTAGTGTATTGGTTTTTACCCAAATATATGATGGCATAAAGTATCCAACAACTCATTCTTCAAActtccaaaatttaaaaaacaccTATCTTTTTCAAACAGGCGATCGAATGAAAAAACAAAATCCAACTTCCTCTATTgaagaaaataatgaaaattattaaattattttgatgagaCATACAATTTGCAGCTTAATTGTCTTTCCATCCAGTTCCACAGTACGAATTTTCTGCAAAGAAAGACAATTGAGCAAACGACCaccaaaaaaataacataaaaaaacatattttgatgCAAGTTTTCCAGAAGATACACGAGCAACTTACGAAATCAACACCAATGGTGCTGATGTAGCTATCAACGTACGAATCATCCTGAAAAGAAATACCAAAAGCTCATCAGCATGAACAAAAAAAACCAAATCTTTTGAAAACAACAAAGAACATCAACCATATTGCAACAATGAACCCTAGATTTCTAATGGTAGGGAAACATCCAGTCTAAAACTCACCGCGAATCTGATGAGAAGACATGACTTCCCGACCGAGGAATCCCCGATCAAGAGGAGCTTGAAGAGGTAATCGCTTTGGGGAAACAGATGGAAACGATCACACCAAGAAACCCAAGAACAATTAGAACAGGGGAGAAAACGACGAACAATGCACAATCGAGGAGCGAACGGAGCGCGATCTTACTATTCGTTGTTCATATCGATGGATTGGGGATAGAAGCCAACACTTGTTCTGCGATCGACGATGAATTGGAGCTCAGATAGCAGGATGGGAAGGCGCAAAGGTAAAATGGCGTCTAGCTTTTCTCGGGTTCTTTCCGGCGTCTCGCACTCTTCCCAAGGAGGAAGCATAGGCAAACAAGCGGTCTCTAACCACTGTGTATTCCGTACTTGGGCCCCGCATGGCCCGCTGAATTATCGAATCAAAATTCGGGTACACGAGGGTCTCTTCTGATAATTGACACCCAATTAATACTTATCTTACTCGCTAGCGCCAGCCCGACAAGAATAGCTACTTACTAGTGGTTTATCTCAATTGGGTCCCACATGCCATTTCATATTCTCCAATTACGAGACGGGTAGGAAAGAATGTTGAAACATGTTCTCAAATCTATCAAACATTGATGCGATAGTGTATCAGATATATTAATCCAAGATTAAAAGCTTGAAATCTTAattcaatatattttatattttaaatattaatatatatacacgTAGGAAGGGAAGCGAATCGGGTCATGTTAAATGAAATCTATTCAAGATTAAGGAGGTTCCATATCTCTGACTAGACTCAATCAACTCGATACATATTTAAGATGTTATATGATTGAAGACACACAAGACAAATATGAAATGTACGTTTCACATCACTCGCCGATCTAAAACAGCTCAACCTTCGCGTATTTAAGAGGAAGATATAAAACATAAGAGCAGACAAATTGCAACTTAGTGGTGCCCCAATTCTCTACAAAACACCTCCACGCCATGATGAGGAGTCAAACGCGTATCTAATGTTCTTCTTTTAGGCAAacaagaaattatatatattttttctttgtcTTTTGATGGAAGTAAACACAGAGAGAATTGTCTTTTCAAAGgagatgaaagaaattaaaatcaGGAAGTTGATTTGATTCGTTTAACAACGCAGAAATCCAAGATTGACATAATTCTCATACAAAAAATCTAAATTCTACAACAAATTTGATCATAAAATAGagagaaaaaatattattttatgtgaTAAGATAGGTCGTACAGATGAGATCGGACTCGAAAGCTTCTCAGGGACAGAATGCGATGGCCGGAGTAGTCCGACGGCTGGGAATGGTGAAGTGCCTCAGCCTCCCCACCTGCTCCCGCAGGTATCCTTCACAGAGGAAGGCCGTGGAGAACTTGTCCTCCAGAACCCTATCCACATCGTGCACGAACACGTCGGTCTCCCCCGCACTCCTCCCCCTCGCCGCCATCCCTGCCGTGTATATCGCCCCCATCCGCCCCGGAGCGTCCGCTTGGTAACCGGTCGGCGCGTCCACCATGATCAAGTCCCACTCCACCTCGTAGAACACGGCCGGCAGCTCCGTCAGTGCCAGCGGGCACTTGGCGTTCCAGACCGCGCAGTCCGTCGAATTCAGCCCCGATGCCAAGAGACCCTCCGCTTGGCTCACCTTGGTGCGGTACGTCATGTGGTACGCCTCCAGCGCCGGGAACCGCCCGCGGACGGTCCGGATCCACGAGCCGTCCTCCTCGAGGAA
The window above is part of the Musa acuminata AAA Group cultivar baxijiao chromosome BXJ2-6, Cavendish_Baxijiao_AAA, whole genome shotgun sequence genome. Proteins encoded here:
- the LOC135615004 gene encoding putative 12-oxophytodienoate reductase 11, with amino-acid sequence MAAPTYPLLTPHKMGKFHLSHRIVLAPLTRSRSYGNVPQPHAVLYYSQRTTTGGLLISEAACVSDTGRGYPHTPGIWTKEHVEAWKPIVDAVHAKGGIFFCQLWHTGRVSNTGYQPNGQAPISCTDKPVNSGLLLEDEPDEKFTVPRRLRTDEIPRVVDDFRNAARNAIEAGFDGVEIHGAHGYLIDQFLKDSVNDRTDEYGGSLEKRCRFALEVVEAVVDEIGAERVGLRLSPFADYHGCWDSDPEVSGLYLVHQINKHGLLYLHMVEPRMSIVEGRRQIPHRLLPMRRAFKGTFIAVGGYDREEGNKVVAEGYTDLVAYGRLFISNPDLPRRFELDAPLNGYNRLTFYTSDPVEGYTDYPFLEPSA
- the LOC103988051 gene encoding ras-related protein RIC1 produces the protein MLPPWEECETPERTREKLDAILPLRLPILLSELQFIVDRRTSVGFYPQSIDMNNEYDYLFKLLLIGDSSVGKSCLLIRFADDSYVDSYISTIGVDFKIRTVELDGKTIKLQIWDTAGQERFRTITSSYYRGAHGIIIVYDITEMESFNNIKQWLSEIDRYASDSVCKLLVGNKCDLVEDRVVETEKAKAFADSLGIPFIETSAKDSINVEKAFLTMCAEIKKRMGNQHTADTKPTTVQMKGQPIEQKSSCCS
- the LOC135613871 gene encoding glucuronoxylan 4-O-methyltransferase 1-like, coding for MRVKLRHLLVLILVLLLLYVLISWTSFSPVPAITSLTSLSDSCTKIPPSLATAIVHYATSNTTPQQTLEEISVTARVLRKKSPCNFLVFGLGHDSPMWSALNHGGRTVFLEEDGSWIRTVRGRFPALEAYHMTYRTKVSQAEGLLASGLNSTDCAVWNAKCPLALTELPAVFYEVEWDLIMVDAPTGYQADAPGRMGAIYTAGMAARGRSAGETDVFVHDVDRVLEDKFSTAFLCEGYLREQVGRLRHFTIPSRRTTPAIAFCP